Within the Bacillus sp. FSL K6-3431 genome, the region TTCTAATCTAGTTAAGGAAACAGAATTACGTCAGTCTACAGGAGGAAGACCCGCAATAGCATTGCAATTGGCTCCTAACACTAAGGCTATTCTAGGTGCTGAATTCGGCAATCAAGAGTGGACACTTGGTGCCTTCGATTTATTAGGGAACGTTTTACAAAAGGCGAATATTCCGGTGACTGATAATTCACCTGAAACTGTTGCAAATACTTTAATAAATAACATTGATACATTCGTCCAAAATCTTAATATCAGTCCGGTTGAACTTCTCGGCTTGGGACTGCCAGGTTTAGTTGATTCTAAACAAGGTATCATTCATAGCGCTTCAGACATAGGTTGGTATAACGTTGATATAGGTAAGAAGATTAGCGAGGAAATAGGCTGGCCAACTGTTTTAATGAACCGTCATCGAGCTCAAGGACTTTCTGAATGCCGATATGGGGCTGGTCAAAATTTTAATCAAGTCATATATATTGGTATTGGTACGGGAATTGCTGCAGGATTATTTCATAATCGAAATTTTATATCCGGCGCTATTGGTGGAGCTGGGGAGCTGGGGCATATTACAATCGAACCGAATGGACCTTTATGCCCGTGCGGAAATCGTGGCTGTCTTCAATTACTTGCGACTGGTCCTGCCATGGAAAAGGAAGCGAGAATGTTGCTTCGTAGCGGTACAAACTCACTTATTTATTCCGATCCTTCATACGATTTACAACTTCTTAAGGCAGAGGATATATACATTGCAGCAGATAATAATGATGAATTGTCGCTCCAGGTTGTCCAAAAAGCTGCCACTTATTTAGGTATTGCTATGGCCAATCTTGTGAACATCCTAAATCCGGAAGCTATTATCTTGGGGGGCTCAATCCCGAGAAACTGTGACAATTATGTAAAAACGGCTGTAAAGGTGATGAAGCAACGCGCTATGGGTCCTCTAACAGCCAACATATTAGTTACTAATGCCTCATTTTCAGAAATCGGTGGAGCTTTAGGTGCGGCAAACTTTGCATTTGACAAACTTATATCCTCTCCGCTGTTTAATAGTACTAATCTGTGAGGTTATTGGTTAAACAGCGGAAAGCAAGAAGAAGCTAGGGCTTGACTATTAAATTTATAGCACAATACGACAAATATTGAAACGTGGAATTTCAAAAAGGAACTGGGTAAAAGACCATTTCCTTTTCTACCTATCTTTATTTTATACTCGGATCAACTAGGACGTTTACGTTTATTTCTATTTAAAAATATTGGCGATTGAATCAAACAACTTTTTGAAGAAATTAGAGACACTATCCCAAAATCCCTCGTCGCCAATAACGTCTTCCATCTTTTTCTTAATATCTTTTGTAATACCTTCAAGCTGCTGTTTCACATTTCCAAAATCTATATTAAGTGAACGCATTTTTTCAAACAAATCAATAAGTAACTGCCGATCCGTTTCACTTAGTTCAATATTCATTTTATTTAATTGTTCCTCAACAATTTGCTCCACTTCTTCCCTTGTAACAGGGTTCTGTTCCGCAATCATCTTTTTAATCTCAGTTAAAAGCTCCCCAACTTTTTCATCATCAAGGCCCTCTTTTTCGGCAAGATCCGTAGCAAGGTCAAGCTCTTCATTCGCTACACCCATCCGGTCTTTATCAAGCATTTCTCCTCGGCTTTCATATGCTTTATAAATTCCAACAAGAGCAGAGTGTCCGCTAACCTTCATAGGTGACGCCACTTCGACATTCGCATTTTCTATTCCCGCAGTTAATAAAGCATTGGCGTACATTTCTTCTGTTACTTCAGTAATATTTTCTGGATTGACCCTCGTAATAACAAGGCCATTCCCTTTTTCCTTCAATGTGATCTTTGCAGATGAAAACATACGTGAGTTTGGACTTCCATCTATGAGCCGCGCAAGGTCCTTCGCTGTAACTATTATCTCTTCAACATTTGCTTGATCTTTAATTTTAAGTAGCTTTCTTACTTCTTCTTTTTGTGCTTCTGTCAAAGTCTCTCCATATACGACGATTGGTAAGCCAAATTTTTCGTTAATACTTTCTTCTGCCGCGGCTTGTCCTCCTCCTTGTAAAAGAAGGCCTAAGCCTAATATAACCAATAGCAATAGCTTGCCTAATTGTTTAAACATCATCTTGCTCCCTTCAGCACTCCAATAAGAATATCTGCTCACATAATTTAACTATGCAACGCTTTGTTTAGGAGGCAATTCTTTCAAATAGTTGATAGCTTCTTGTATTGTTTTTACAGGTACAATCTTGACCTCATACCCATTTTTCTTTGCTTCATCTAGTACATCTTTTTCATTTGTATCCGTTATGTGTACATCTGCTGGACAGAAAAAAACGTCAATCCCTGCTTTATCAACGGCCGTTATTTTTTCCCGTATTCCTCCAATTTGACCCACATTTCCAACCATATCAATTGTTCCAGTTCCTGCAATTTCGTACCCCTTGGTTAAATCGCCTATCTTTAACTGATTGTATACTTCTAAAGAAAACATTAAGCCAGCAGAAGGTCCTCCAATATCGGCCGCATTTATTTTTACGCTCCTTGCTGTTTCAATTAAGAACTGGTCCTCTAGGACAATACCGACTCCCACTTTATTTTCACTATTTTGAAGTGGAATGAGTGCTATGTCTGCACTCTTTTCAACCCCATCACGAGTAAACGTAAGCGTCACTTTTTCTTCTGCCTTTTTATCACCAAGAAATGCAAGGAAATCCTCCATTTGATTAATCGGCTCGCCATCCACCTTACGAATAATATCTCCCACTTCTATTTTTCCTTTTGCATCAGATGTTCCCAGCACAGTGCTTACAAATAGACCATTTGGCTTCACTTGAACTTCTTCTCCAGCAGCCCGAAGGCCCGCAACCAATGCATTTTGTTGCGAAGAGGTCATCATGTGCTCAAGCATCCTGTCATATTCTTTGTCTGTGAAATCACCTTTTACTTCTACTATACTTCGCATATCTGTGTGCGGAGCCAATAACCCATATGCTAAATAGTATATATTACTAGCTTTCATTGAAAGGACAGTCGTTAAATAGAGATTCCCATCAGATTTCTTTTCTCCACCCTCCACCGTTACTTTTGATGCAAGCTCTTCAACAGAACCTGGCTGAAAAAGATAATATGGAGTCGGAATGAAAAATGAAATAAGGATTAGAATAGTAATAGTTCCTAGAACTTTTTTTGTTTTTATTTTTGAAAAAAAAGTATTCATAATTTGTCCTTTCTTTTTCCAATATCTAAATAGCGGATTGTGTTGAATACTATACTTCATATAGACGAATTTAAAAATAATAAGTTTCACTTTTGAGCAAGACGTTTCCGCTTTTCTTTTTAGTTTAACATTTTTGATTTGTATTCAGCAAAATTGCCTTTGGATTTTTACAAGTTATGATTTGTCGTTACAATAAGGCAGAAAAATTATGCGATATAAATATATAGAAAGAAGATTGATTCTTATGCAAAAACGACTTTTATTTATTTTTATGCTGAGTACATTTGTTGTAAGTACTGTAGAACTAATTATTACTGGGATTCGGAGTTAAATGTGAGTAAATCATTATCAGGTAGCCATAACGATTTATGCATGTTCTTTAACAATAGTAGCGCAAGTTTTAGCCGTTAAAACAGCAAAGCTAGAACGAAAAAAGGCTCTTTTAATATCCTTAGCAATCTATACTTGTAGGAATATTGTTTCCGCAGTTAGTTCCTCTTATTCCATGCTTGCAGGTGTTCGCGTTACCACAGGACTGGCGGTCGCTTTATTTATTGTGTCGTGTTATCTAACTAAGGAGAATTTAGGACTCGTCTATATGGGATATAGTCGGCGATATTAATATGTCTTGTCTTAATCATCTCTTCCTACCTGAAACAGAGGGCGCTGCCTTGAAGGCGCAACCCTTTTAACAGTTACAGCTGTATGGTTAGCTGCTCATTATGTTGTATATTCTTATATTAGCCCAATGATGACAGATAACGATTATTCATTAGCAACTGTTAGCTTTATACTATTGCTTACAGCGGTTCCTGGTACGCTAAGGTACTTGGAAGT harbors:
- a CDS encoding ROK family transcriptional regulator, yielding MLNINNIGKQKGSKESIIQALRLNGPVSRIELAELTGLSRATISIAAAELIDSNLVKETELRQSTGGRPAIALQLAPNTKAILGAEFGNQEWTLGAFDLLGNVLQKANIPVTDNSPETVANTLINNIDTFVQNLNISPVELLGLGLPGLVDSKQGIIHSASDIGWYNVDIGKKISEEIGWPTVLMNRHRAQGLSECRYGAGQNFNQVIYIGIGTGIAAGLFHNRNFISGAIGGAGELGHITIEPNGPLCPCGNRGCLQLLATGPAMEKEARMLLRSGTNSLIYSDPSYDLQLLKAEDIYIAADNNDELSLQVVQKAATYLGIAMANLVNILNPEAIILGGSIPRNCDNYVKTAVKVMKQRAMGPLTANILVTNASFSEIGGALGAANFAFDKLISSPLFNSTNL
- a CDS encoding DUF1002 domain-containing protein: MFKQLGKLLLLVILGLGLLLQGGGQAAAEESINEKFGLPIVVYGETLTEAQKEEVRKLLKIKDQANVEEIIVTAKDLARLIDGSPNSRMFSSAKITLKEKGNGLVITRVNPENITEVTEEMYANALLTAGIENANVEVASPMKVSGHSALVGIYKAYESRGEMLDKDRMGVANEELDLATDLAEKEGLDDEKVGELLTEIKKMIAEQNPVTREEVEQIVEEQLNKMNIELSETDRQLLIDLFEKMRSLNIDFGNVKQQLEGITKDIKKKMEDVIGDEGFWDSVSNFFKKLFDSIANIFK
- a CDS encoding SepM family pheromone-processing serine protease; translation: MNTFFSKIKTKKVLGTITILILISFFIPTPYYLFQPGSVEELASKVTVEGGEKKSDGNLYLTTVLSMKASNIYYLAYGLLAPHTDMRSIVEVKGDFTDKEYDRMLEHMMTSSQQNALVAGLRAAGEEVQVKPNGLFVSTVLGTSDAKGKIEVGDIIRKVDGEPINQMEDFLAFLGDKKAEEKVTLTFTRDGVEKSADIALIPLQNSENKVGVGIVLEDQFLIETARSVKINAADIGGPSAGLMFSLEVYNQLKIGDLTKGYEIAGTGTIDMVGNVGQIGGIREKITAVDKAGIDVFFCPADVHITDTNEKDVLDEAKKNGYEVKIVPVKTIQEAINYLKELPPKQSVA